TCTACGAACCTTACAGCTTCAACATCGGAGCCGAGCGGGCCGCCCTCTGGACCCGCCAGGTCCTCGAAAGCGAGCCCAACAACGCCCTGCGCAACCGCCGGTGGGATTTCCTCGGCAAGCTGCCGGTCAAACACCGCGGCGACGGGTTCGTCTGCGTCCACGGCTCGCCGCGTAAACCGATCAACGAGTACCTCTTTCCCGACGACGTCTACAGCAACCCCAACAAGCTGCTGGACAACTTCCGCCGCCTGGACGAGCCGACCTGCTTCGTCGGCCACACCCACGTGCCCGGCGTCCTGCTCGATGACCCCTATTTCGACCCGCCCGACGAACTGGCCGAACCCAACCAGTTCGAGTTGGGCGAGCAGGCCATCGTCAACGTCGGATCGGTCGGCCAGCCCCGCGACCGCGACTGGCGGGCCAGCTACGTCGTGATGAACGAGGAAACGGTCGAATTCGTCCGGGTCGAATATGACTTGGAAAAGACCGCGGCGAAGATTAAAAAGGTGCCTGAGATCGACGATTTCCTGGGCGAACGACTCAAGGAAGGCCGCTAGCCCGTGAACGATCAGGACAGCGAAGGCAAACAGGGGCCCGCGGATCAGCCGATCGCGGAGTCCCGGCCGGCCGAACCGGGGGGATCGGAGCAACGCCAGAGGCTCTCGGTCGCCCGTCCCATGCGCGAAATCCGGGCGCCCGCCGATCGTATCCTGCCGCCGATGGGCCGGGTGGGGGCTTTTTTCCAACTGCTGGTGGTGATGGGGGTCTGGCTGGGCCTGCTGCTCTGGGCTAAATCGGCCCCGCCGGAGACCGTCCCGCCCGTCGAGGAGCGCGGCTACCTGATCTACGTATCGGTCCTGATCCAGGGCCTGCTGGCCCTGGGGC
The sequence above is a segment of the Phycisphaerae bacterium genome. Coding sequences within it:
- a CDS encoding metallophosphoesterase, whose product is LISDIHSNIEALQAVFDDIARRSIRRVICLGDVVGYGPNPCECLDLIIERCEACICGNHDQAVFYEPYSFNIGAERAALWTRQVLESEPNNALRNRRWDFLGKLPVKHRGDGFVCVHGSPRKPINEYLFPDDVYSNPNKLLDNFRRLDEPTCFVGHTHVPGVLLDDPYFDPPDELAEPNQFELGEQAIVNVGSVGQPRDRDWRASYVVMNEETVEFVRVEYDLEKTAAKIKKVPEIDDFLGERLKEGR